The following coding sequences are from one Leptolyngbya sp. NIES-3755 window:
- a CDS encoding N-acetylmuramyl-L-alanine amidase, negative regulator of AmpC, AmpD protein (similar to AA sequence:cyanobase_aa:LBDG_38050) has translation MKRLFQVSAIVLAGFATFLIAVQSGQAEWLDGLRIKPSEPQQLISFQQNVANASDLLSSACALKPIPRPGRLRNLPAIQGTPPLTRFRLESPPNSTYQPREEIAIAHPSNFGRRFTQDLSGRPVDNDPIIVLHETVGSGSSAINYFRTPHPRDDDQVSYHTLIRENGNIVYLVPPDRRAFGAGNSIFSGNKGNEAVKTNPVFPASVNNFAYHISLVTPPDGRGNGARHSGYTRAQYQSLAWLVAKTGIPNDRITTHRLVDRSRQRSDPRSFNAQFFEQLLATFPKTNDISTQCTTPAIAQEE, from the coding sequence ATGAAGAGGCTTTTTCAGGTTTCTGCGATCGTCCTAGCAGGATTCGCCACATTTTTGATTGCTGTTCAATCCGGACAAGCCGAATGGCTCGACGGTCTTCGCATCAAACCTTCGGAACCCCAACAACTGATCAGTTTTCAGCAAAACGTCGCCAACGCCAGCGATCTCCTGTCTAGTGCCTGTGCGCTCAAGCCGATCCCACGACCCGGTAGACTGAGAAACCTTCCTGCCATTCAAGGAACGCCTCCTCTGACCAGATTTCGCCTAGAGTCACCGCCTAATTCGACCTATCAACCCAGGGAAGAAATCGCGATCGCTCATCCTTCCAACTTCGGGCGAAGATTCACCCAAGATTTGTCAGGTCGTCCTGTGGATAATGATCCCATCATCGTTTTGCATGAAACAGTTGGCTCAGGCAGTTCCGCCATCAATTATTTCCGCACTCCGCACCCCCGCGATGATGACCAAGTTAGCTATCACACGCTAATTCGTGAAAACGGCAATATCGTCTATCTTGTTCCACCCGATCGACGTGCTTTCGGTGCAGGGAATTCCATCTTTAGTGGCAACAAAGGAAACGAAGCGGTCAAAACCAATCCCGTCTTTCCAGCTTCGGTCAATAATTTTGCCTATCACATTTCGCTAGTCACGCCACCTGATGGACGAGGAAATGGAGCTAGACATAGTGGATATACTCGCGCTCAGTATCAATCTCTTGCTTGGTTAGTGGCGAAAACAGGAATTCCGAACGATCGCATTACGACGCATCGACTCGTGGATCGATCGCGCCAACGTAGCGATCCCAGAAGTTTTAATGCTCAATTCTTCGAGCAACTTCTAGCGACCTTCCCGAAAACGAACGATATTTCAACGCAATGTACGACACCTGCGATCGCACAAGAAGAATAA
- a CDS encoding hypothetical protein (hypothetical protein MC7420_7083;~similar to AA sequence:cyanobase_aa:LBDG_38060) encodes MKRFLIVVGITALILTTFQLFSPAQAQIGLVESRIARLESVVVGIQSQLSQLGTNRPAPRVSVPSPSTVRLPSSPSKFTDAQFDRLATLVIESRDRIQALEEKVARLEKR; translated from the coding sequence ATGAAACGATTTCTGATTGTCGTCGGTATCACCGCTCTGATCCTAACCACTTTTCAGCTATTCTCACCTGCTCAAGCTCAAATTGGACTCGTCGAATCGCGAATCGCTCGACTTGAATCTGTCGTTGTGGGGATTCAATCGCAACTCAGTCAATTGGGCACAAATCGCCCTGCTCCGAGAGTTTCAGTGCCTTCTCCCTCAACTGTTCGGCTTCCGTCGAGTCCTTCAAAATTCACTGATGCTCAATTCGATCGACTAGCCACGTTAGTAATTGAATCCCGCGATCGTATTCAAGCGCTAGAAGAAAAAGTTGCGAGACTCGAAAAACGATAA
- a CDS encoding hypothetical protein (hypothetical protein MAE_58050;~similar to AA sequence:cyanobase_aa:LBDG_38070) yields the protein MTNISCDVKTAQGWLGRAIALCQNGWYEAAITCLDRAETHDADTWHYRGYVLGKLGRYEAAIASYGQTFELGCTDPKAWYNCGQALTKLKRYNEAIEQYDRAIKLDPKNHKPWYQRGKALAYLGRYQEALRSLEKTVELQPNYYKAWGYRAQILGKLGSYQEAVKSVNQALKFEPDDVHLWNFKAYGLWKSDQYSEALESINTAIALTPKSYQPWCMRGMILGSMGEFERASASFTQALEMQPDQMSALLNQAIVLRKLGRLEAALSYIDHALTIDPQNFKLWVVRALILWELKRVEEALQSLDRALLLHLNHPKVWQYRGTILDSIQRHDEAIGSYIRALMIEPYDSEGWVSLGSALQNAGRYDEAIVSYDKALGIEPDDAGVFYYEACCYAMQNNSEWALEHLRRAIALAPGYREIAANDSAFEKLRQDLRFQALIYSRSVASVMTGAS from the coding sequence ATGACAAACATAAGCTGCGATGTGAAGACCGCTCAAGGTTGGCTGGGACGGGCGATCGCACTCTGCCAGAACGGTTGGTACGAAGCGGCGATCACCTGTCTCGATCGTGCGGAAACTCATGATGCTGACACTTGGCACTATCGCGGCTATGTTTTGGGCAAACTCGGACGCTATGAAGCTGCGATCGCATCATACGGGCAAACTTTTGAACTGGGTTGCACTGATCCAAAGGCTTGGTACAACTGTGGACAAGCGTTGACGAAATTGAAGCGCTACAACGAAGCGATCGAACAATACGATCGAGCAATCAAACTTGATCCCAAGAATCACAAGCCCTGGTATCAACGCGGAAAAGCTCTTGCCTATTTAGGACGTTATCAAGAAGCACTCCGCAGCTTAGAAAAAACCGTCGAACTGCAACCGAACTATTACAAAGCTTGGGGCTATCGTGCTCAAATTCTCGGCAAGCTCGGCTCTTATCAAGAAGCTGTGAAAAGCGTCAATCAAGCCCTCAAATTCGAGCCTGATGATGTGCATTTGTGGAATTTCAAAGCTTATGGATTGTGGAAATCAGATCAATATTCGGAAGCATTGGAAAGTATTAATACTGCGATTGCTCTCACACCAAAAAGCTACCAACCTTGGTGTATGCGGGGAATGATTCTCGGTTCAATGGGCGAATTCGAGAGAGCTAGTGCCAGTTTTACCCAGGCTCTGGAAATGCAGCCGGATCAAATGTCAGCGTTATTGAATCAAGCGATCGTACTTCGCAAACTCGGACGACTCGAAGCAGCATTGAGCTACATCGATCATGCGTTAACCATCGATCCCCAAAACTTCAAACTCTGGGTGGTACGTGCTTTGATTCTCTGGGAACTGAAGCGAGTTGAGGAAGCACTGCAAAGTCTCGATCGAGCACTTTTACTTCATCTCAATCACCCAAAAGTTTGGCAGTATCGCGGCACTATCTTAGACAGCATTCAGCGACATGACGAAGCGATCGGTAGCTACATTCGCGCTCTGATGATCGAACCTTACGACTCAGAAGGATGGGTTTCTCTTGGTTCTGCGCTTCAGAATGCAGGACGATATGACGAAGCGATCGTTTCTTACGACAAAGCTTTAGGGATTGAGCCAGACGATGCAGGTGTCTTTTACTACGAAGCTTGCTGTTATGCAATGCAAAATAATTCGGAGTGGGCACTAGAACATTTGAGACGTGCGATCGCGCTTGCACCTGGATATCGAGAAATTGCCGCAAACGATTCTGCCTTTGAGAAATTGCGTCAAGACCTTCGTTTTCAAGCCTTAATTTACTCACGTTCTGTCGCGAGCGTGATGACGGGAGCAAGCTAG
- a CDS encoding hypothetical protein (hypothetical protein Npun_F5159;~similar to AA sequence:cyanobase_aa:LBDG_38080), with product MFGGFTGFKPPSNNTDFGEQMLNSVLSQSIRHLFTQSESVDVFLKCFPSSKLLQGSIDSFKMSGRGLLIRREFWVEEMWFETDAVSIDFGSVLTGKIRLKQAAQAVAKVILTEAGINKAFRSELVKPRMENVTDARLMDLSGGEPVAFSDVELKLLPENQIRISAKASLPNGLIPISLTSTIAIERRRRILFQDPQFNGDDIPESQRGVSELLSNTFAEILNNMVDLDRFNLDGVTMRLNRLETEGDKLIFSGYAEVTHFPKQG from the coding sequence ATGTTCGGCGGATTTACTGGCTTTAAGCCCCCTTCCAACAATACGGACTTCGGCGAACAGATGCTGAACTCTGTCCTGAGCCAATCGATTCGCCACTTATTTACGCAAAGTGAATCTGTGGACGTGTTTTTGAAATGTTTTCCTTCCAGTAAATTGCTTCAAGGCAGTATTGATAGTTTCAAGATGAGCGGGCGCGGATTGCTGATTCGCCGCGAATTCTGGGTTGAGGAGATGTGGTTTGAAACCGATGCGGTGTCGATCGATTTCGGCTCGGTTCTGACGGGTAAAATTCGTCTCAAACAAGCAGCACAAGCGGTCGCGAAAGTGATTCTGACCGAAGCAGGCATTAATAAAGCGTTCCGATCGGAACTCGTGAAGCCCCGAATGGAAAATGTCACGGATGCCAGGCTGATGGATCTTTCAGGCGGCGAACCTGTTGCGTTTTCGGATGTGGAATTGAAGCTGCTTCCTGAAAATCAGATTCGGATTTCCGCAAAGGCAAGCTTACCGAATGGGCTGATTCCAATTAGTTTGACTTCTACGATCGCGATCGAACGTCGTCGCCGCATTCTGTTTCAAGATCCTCAATTCAATGGCGATGATATTCCTGAATCGCAACGCGGAGTTTCAGAGCTTTTGAGCAATACATTTGCTGAGATTTTGAATAATATGGTGGATCTCGATCGATTTAATCTCGATGGGGTGACGATGCGCCTCAATCGATTGGAAACCGAAGGCGATAAATTAATCTTCAGTGGTTATGCAGAAGTGACGCATTTTCCGAAACAGGGTTAA
- a CDS encoding methyltransferase type 11 (similar to AA sequence:cyanobase_aa:Npun_F5437) — MEQEIYESWNQKAQDWDIQVGDLGDRNRILNSDPVLWQFVGDVNGRTVLDAGCGTGYLSRQLCRKGAIVTGVDLSSEMLAIAQQKARSEELSIDFREDSCSELKTLSNESFELLVSNYVLMDLPDLEKAVLAFHRVLKPGGVAVLVFSHPCFDQGAAVVNDDRSVTYHQKRPYFERQKRQDPPWKHFTSDFIWFHRPLSDYWKAFKLAGFSVIDFEEPRLTSERANLAKNEQELFKYQTLPFSVAFKLSKSQ; from the coding sequence ATGGAACAAGAAATTTACGAATCCTGGAATCAGAAGGCTCAAGATTGGGATATTCAGGTCGGGGATTTGGGCGATCGTAACCGTATTCTCAATTCTGATCCGGTACTTTGGCAATTTGTGGGAGATGTGAACGGGCGCACAGTGCTGGATGCGGGTTGTGGCACTGGATATCTATCGCGTCAACTCTGTCGGAAAGGAGCGATCGTCACTGGAGTCGATCTGTCTTCTGAAATGTTAGCGATCGCGCAACAGAAAGCACGATCGGAAGAATTATCGATCGACTTTCGAGAAGATTCTTGTTCAGAACTCAAAACCCTTTCAAATGAGTCCTTTGAACTGCTGGTTTCCAATTATGTCTTGATGGATTTGCCCGATTTAGAAAAAGCAGTTCTCGCTTTTCATCGTGTACTCAAACCCGGTGGTGTTGCAGTTTTGGTATTTTCACATCCTTGTTTCGATCAGGGAGCGGCAGTTGTGAATGACGATCGATCTGTTACCTATCACCAGAAACGACCATACTTTGAGCGACAAAAGCGACAAGATCCGCCTTGGAAGCACTTCACTAGCGATTTTATTTGGTTTCATAGACCGTTATCAGATTATTGGAAAGCGTTTAAGCTGGCGGGCTTCAGCGTGATCGATTTTGAAGAACCGAGATTAACGAGCGAGCGAGCCAATCTCGCTAAAAACGAACAAGAATTATTCAAGTATCAGACTCTTCCCTTTTCTGTTGCCTTCAAACTGTCGAAATCTCAGTGA
- a CDS encoding hypothetical protein (similar to AA sequence:cyanobase_aa:PCC7424_0899): MRVISRSTLRKYWEEHPTTSKPGLLLWYERITKNDFAGLNELRQIFPSADEVGNFVVFNIAGNNYRLITYIDWAAQLVFIRAVLTHAEYDKETWKNDDWYQSS, translated from the coding sequence ATGCGAGTGATTAGCCGAAGTACACTCCGAAAGTATTGGGAAGAGCATCCTACTACCTCAAAGCCAGGTTTGCTACTCTGGTATGAAAGGATTACAAAAAATGATTTTGCTGGGTTGAATGAGCTTCGTCAAATTTTTCCTTCAGCAGATGAAGTTGGAAATTTTGTGGTTTTCAATATTGCAGGGAATAACTATCGATTGATTACGTATATTGATTGGGCGGCGCAACTGGTTTTTATTCGTGCCGTTCTGACTCATGCAGAGTATGACAAGGAGACTTGGAAGAATGACGACTGGTATCAAAGCTCCTAG
- a CDS encoding transcription regulator with HTH domain protein (similar to AA sequence:cyanobase_aa:LBDG_47860), translated as MTTGIKAPSDFYLQLITEFPPRPIQDEALLQATQDRINQILSSPLNDDARDYLRVLGMLIYEYEEQTEAFPELTDEERIQALEEDLEN; from the coding sequence ATGACGACTGGTATCAAAGCTCCTAGCGACTTCTATTTGCAGTTGATCACAGAGTTTCCGCCACGTCCAATTCAGGATGAAGCACTGTTACAAGCAACGCAAGATCGAATTAATCAGATATTGAGCAGTCCTTTGAATGATGATGCTCGTGATTATTTACGAGTTTTAGGAATGTTGATTTACGAGTATGAGGAACAGACAGAAGCATTTCCTGAGCTAACCGATGAAGAACGTATCCAAGCACTTGAAGAAGATTTAGAAAATTAG
- a CDS encoding MotA/TolQ/ExbB proton channel (similar to AA sequence:cyanobase_aa:LBDG_24740): MPNWLTAGGFVMIPLLLFSILAVALIFERSLFWIKISQRQQRVAREVLSVYKRNPIAAFQMLEKNSDLPIARVFLAALELEQATPEEFRLALESAGQAEIPLMKRFNTMFDTIVGLSPLLGLLGTVTGLITSFASLGIGDISGTNTRGVTGGISEALISTAAGLVVAIFTLFFANMFRGLYTRQLALIQEYGGQLELLYRRRHAM; encoded by the coding sequence ATGCCCAATTGGTTGACCGCTGGTGGATTTGTGATGATTCCGCTGCTGCTGTTCTCGATCCTGGCAGTGGCACTCATTTTTGAACGATCGCTATTTTGGATAAAAATCTCTCAGCGTCAACAACGAGTCGCACGAGAAGTATTGAGCGTTTACAAGCGCAATCCGATCGCGGCGTTTCAGATGTTGGAGAAGAATTCGGATTTGCCGATCGCTAGAGTGTTTCTTGCGGCTCTAGAACTCGAACAAGCGACTCCCGAAGAGTTCCGATTGGCACTCGAAAGTGCAGGTCAAGCAGAGATTCCACTGATGAAACGGTTCAATACGATGTTCGATACGATCGTTGGACTGTCTCCATTGCTCGGATTGCTTGGAACCGTTACAGGGTTAATCACTTCATTTGCTTCGTTAGGCATCGGAGATATTTCTGGGACCAATACTAGAGGAGTCACAGGCGGGATTAGTGAAGCGCTTATTTCTACCGCAGCGGGTCTAGTTGTCGCAATTTTTACGCTATTTTTTGCCAATATGTTCCGGGGACTCTACACCCGCCAACTGGCTTTAATTCAAGAATATGGAGGGCAGTTAGAATTGCTCTACCGTCGTCGCCACGCAATGTGA
- a CDS encoding biopolymer transport protein ExbD/TolR (similar to AA sequence:cyanobase_aa:LBDG_24750) encodes MRLPEEPDLPPQIYIAPLIDVVFALLTFFIISTLFLTRSQGLPVALPRAVTAESQKASQIVVTINQKGELSVDKKSIVIDTLPAAVREILSRNPKSVVVINADERVPHGQVITVMDRLRSIPGIRLGIATRQP; translated from the coding sequence ATGCGCCTGCCAGAAGAACCAGATCTGCCCCCTCAAATTTATATCGCGCCGCTGATTGATGTGGTGTTTGCGCTTCTGACCTTCTTTATTATTTCGACTCTGTTTTTAACGCGATCGCAAGGTCTTCCAGTCGCTCTCCCCAGAGCCGTCACCGCTGAATCTCAGAAAGCGTCTCAGATTGTTGTCACCATTAATCAAAAAGGTGAACTTTCAGTCGATAAAAAGTCGATCGTCATTGATACCCTTCCAGCAGCAGTACGAGAAATTCTTAGCCGTAATCCAAAATCAGTCGTCGTGATCAATGCTGACGAACGAGTTCCACATGGGCAAGTGATTACGGTGATGGATCGATTGCGATCGATTCCTGGGATTCGACTGGGAATTGCCACCCGTCAACCATAA
- a CDS encoding ribulose-1,5-bisphosphate carboxylase/oxygenase large subunit (similar to AA sequence:cyanobase_aa:LBDG_24770), giving the protein MSYAQTKTQSKAGYKAGVQDYRLTYYTPDYTPKDTDILAAFRVTPQPGVPPEEAAAAVAAESSTGTWTTVWTDLLTDLDRYKGRCYDIEPVRGEDSQFIAYIAYPLDLFEEGSVTNLLTSLVGNVFGFKALKALRLEDLRIPVAYLKTFQGPPHGIQVERDKINKYGRPLLGCTIKPKLGLSAKNYGRAVYECLRGGLDFTKDDENINSQPFQRWRDRFLFVADAIHKSQAETGEIKGHYLNVTAATCEDMLERAAYAKELEMPIIMHDFLTAGFTANTTLAKYCRANGLLLHIHRAMHAVIDRQKNHGIHFRVLAKCLRMSGGDHIHTGTVVGKLEGDKAITLGFIDLLRENYIERDPSRGVYFTQDWASMPGVMAVASGGIHVWHMPALVEIFGDDSVLQFGGGTLGHPWGNAPGATANRVALEACVQARNEGRDLMREGGDIIREACRWSPELAAACELWKEIKFEFEAVDTV; this is encoded by the coding sequence ATGTCCTACGCTCAAACCAAAACCCAGTCCAAAGCTGGGTATAAGGCTGGGGTACAAGATTACCGTTTAACGTATTACACCCCAGACTACACGCCTAAAGATACCGATATTTTGGCAGCGTTCCGGGTGACTCCCCAACCTGGCGTTCCACCCGAAGAAGCTGCTGCTGCGGTTGCCGCTGAATCCTCGACGGGTACCTGGACGACCGTTTGGACGGACTTGCTGACCGACCTCGATCGCTACAAAGGACGCTGCTACGATATCGAGCCTGTCCGTGGCGAAGATAGCCAATTCATTGCTTACATCGCATATCCGCTCGACCTGTTTGAAGAAGGATCGGTCACGAACTTGCTGACTTCGTTGGTCGGTAACGTGTTCGGGTTCAAAGCACTGAAAGCGCTGCGTCTCGAAGATTTGCGGATTCCGGTTGCTTACTTGAAAACCTTCCAAGGTCCTCCTCACGGAATTCAAGTTGAGCGCGACAAAATCAACAAATACGGTCGTCCTTTGCTCGGATGTACCATCAAGCCGAAACTCGGTCTGTCTGCGAAGAACTACGGACGTGCAGTATACGAATGTCTGCGCGGCGGTTTGGACTTCACCAAAGATGATGAAAACATCAACTCGCAGCCGTTCCAACGTTGGCGCGATCGCTTCTTGTTCGTTGCAGATGCAATCCACAAGTCGCAAGCTGAAACGGGCGAAATCAAAGGTCACTACCTGAACGTGACCGCTGCAACCTGCGAAGATATGCTCGAACGTGCGGCATACGCGAAAGAACTCGAAATGCCGATCATCATGCACGACTTCTTGACCGCAGGTTTCACCGCCAACACCACTCTGGCGAAATACTGCCGTGCGAATGGTCTGTTGTTGCACATTCACCGCGCAATGCACGCCGTTATCGATCGTCAGAAAAATCACGGTATTCACTTCCGCGTCTTGGCAAAGTGCTTGAGAATGTCCGGTGGAGACCACATCCACACCGGAACCGTCGTTGGTAAGCTTGAAGGTGACAAAGCGATCACCCTCGGTTTCATCGACTTGCTGCGTGAAAACTACATCGAGCGCGATCCGTCTCGTGGTGTTTACTTCACTCAAGACTGGGCTTCCATGCCTGGTGTGATGGCAGTTGCTTCGGGTGGTATCCACGTATGGCACATGCCCGCACTGGTTGAAATCTTCGGAGATGACTCGGTGCTTCAGTTCGGTGGTGGAACCCTTGGACACCCTTGGGGTAATGCGCCTGGTGCAACCGCGAACCGTGTTGCATTGGAAGCTTGCGTCCAAGCTCGGAACGAAGGTCGTGACCTCATGCGTGAAGGCGGCGACATTATTCGTGAAGCTTGCCGCTGGTCGCCTGAATTGGCAGCAGCTTGTGAACTGTGGAAAGAAATCAAGTTCGAGTTTGAAGCTGTTGATACCGTCTGA